Sequence from the Castanea sativa cultivar Marrone di Chiusa Pesio chromosome 12, ASM4071231v1 genome:
TTCCAGCTCTTTAATAACTGCTTTGTTCCGCTCTAGGGCAAATACTTGTCTCTTCTATTAGACGGGCTTCTTCATTGGGTCGACACTAAGACTGTGCTCTATCACTTGTCCGTTAATCCCTGTCATATtttcatggctccatgcaaaaacatccaggttctttttcaaaaacttcactAGCTCTTCCTTTAAGGATTGTTGGAGATCCTTTCCTACCTTGGTAGTTTTGGAAGGGTCTCCTTCCACCATCTCTATATTTTTAGCCTCTTCCATGGGTTTGGGTGGTTTATCCTATATCATTCAGGTGTGATTCTCTCTGGATGCCAGGACTTCGTAGTAACATTCCCTGGCTAAAAGTTGGTCTCCACAGATTTCTCCAATCCCATGGGAGATTGGGAATTTTACTTTCAAGCAGTGTGTGGAAGTTACAGCCTTAAGGCGATTACGGCTTGGTCATCCAAGAATTACATTATAAGACGAAGGGCAATCAACGATCAAAAAGTCTACCTCCCTTGTCACCTAGGTTGGGTAAGTCCTTGCTGTAATCTGCAATGAAATGATGCCCTTTGGATAAACACCGTCCCCACTGAAACTGAGCAATGGAGATCTGAAGGGTCTAAGGCGTTTTGGATCTAACTTCATCTACTGGAATGTCGTCATGTAAATTACATCTACCAAGCTTCCGTTGTCCACCAACACTCTTCGGGTGTTGTACCCTTCAATGGTTAGCATAATAATGAGGGGGTCATTGTGTGGTTACTTGATTCCTTTTGCATCTTACTCGGAAAAAATAATGTCGTTATTCCTAGTACGATGATGTTTTGCAATAGGGTGTTTAATATGAACACTGTTAACCTACCTTTGGACTACCTTTCTCAAGGACTGGTATGATCCCCCAACAACCGGTCCTTCGGTGAATGTCCTTATTGCTCCCATGATCTGCTTAGGATTGTCCCAATCTTCTTCCTTGTGGTCGTTGGTTGACTTCCCTTTCGTCCGTTGGTGGGCGTGATAATCTTTCTTGACAAATTTTTGGAGTTTTCCACTCTGGATCAACTCCTCTATTTGTTCTTTCAAATCTTGGCATTTGTCAGTATAATGACCATGATCCATGTGAAAGCCATAGTATTTCTTTGAATCTCTCCTCTTTAAGGATTAGCTCAATGGTTTGGTCCATTTCAGTGTAAGGTCTTCCTTTATCTGCATGAGAAGTTTGTCCACGGGCATCAGCAAAGGAGtgaaatttagatttttctttGATGACATCTCTGGACCACTTTTGCTGGCCTTGGCTTCTAAGAGATTATCTTTGTGATCTCTCTTCTTGCCTTGGGACTCAGcactttcttccttctttcgcTTGCTCGTTAGTCCTTTTGCAGTTAGTGCATCTTCTCCATTCATATACTTTTGTGCTTTAAACAACAAATCCGTCATTGAGGTTAGAGGGCTCTTCCCTAGGGAGAAGACGAGGTCAGGATTGTTCAACCCTGCTTGGAAGGTTGTCATTATCACCTGATTGTTTGCTTTGTCAATTTCCAATATTGCTTTGTTGAAGCGTTTCACATACTctctcagggtttccccttcctgTTGCTTCATAATTAGCACATAGGAGGTGGGCCTCTTATGGCGTTGGCCCCTAATTAAATGACGAACTAAAGAGTCGCTCAGCTAGTCAAAATTTGTGATAGATGTCGTGGGCAACTTACTAAACCATACCCTTGCTGCTCCTCAAAGGGTGGCTAGGAACGACCTGCAAATGACTTTATCTGGGGTTTGGTGGAGATTTAATATCGTCTTGAATGACCCTATGTGATCTAGGGGATCCTTAGTGCCGTCGTAAACTTCTAGCTGAGGAAGACGAAAATTGGGAGGAAAGGGAAACTCCAAAACGCTGGTAGTGAAAGGCGAATCTGTCCTCTTGATCATGCCATCAAGATTTACTGCTGTCTTACCCTTCATGGCGTTTTTTACTTCATCTAACTACTTCCTCATGTTCTTCATCATTTGATCTCTACCATGAGTTTATTGCGCAGTGTGTTCTGAAGTTTCTCTTCTGCTATTTCTTAGGCTGTGGGCTTCGTTGTCGTTGTCATTGCGATTACGTCGTGACTGCGACGTACTCGTACCCTCTGGATGTACTTTCCGTTTCAAGTCTTCATTTTGTTCATCAATTCTTGCACATTAGATGTCAGTGCTTGAATTTATTGGTCCATTACCACCGGATCCAACGGTGCAGTCATGTTTAAGTCCATCGGTTCTAAGGAACTTAGTCAATAGAGAATTCAACGGCTTATGGTCAAAATCCCCACAGACAGTGCCAAAATGAAGAAGCAGATTTCACCTCATCAATATGATGGATGACCTGGAGATCCTGTGTAAAAGAAAACACTAAGTGGATAATGGCACCGGTTTGAGGCCTGCCAAGGACCCTCCGATGACTCAATTAGCTTAAACTCTTAAGAAATAAGTAATCTATTGAgcaatttgtgtgtgtgtttatatgaATCATCTACCTATCTTTCTTGACTATATATAGCCTTTGTGTGAATAAATGCTCAATGTAACATTATATCACAGCTAGAGGAATTATGACTCAATGATGACCACTTAATCCCAGCCTTTTACTATTCGTAACGGCCATTTAAATACACATTATTGGATGGCAGTAACGGTTTTACGCCCATTTATCACTCAGTCATTGAGTGTTGTCTGGAATTAATACACTTACACTCGTTCATACTCTTACTCGTCATTATTATGGATAGTTTGCAAGTAAGGACGACTATTTATATGCTACTCGTCAAGTACAATCTAATAGAATCCGACAATGTAAAGACAAAATTTGTTCATGGCCAACGATTAAAAAGATGCATGCTATCAAATTTTATCTGTTGGATTGTGATGAAATTCTGTAGTATACAAAACAAGATTATTATTGGCTAAGAAGTTCAtactttaattattttgaagagCCATATATTCCACCAATAAGGGAGGAATTGcatgttgaagaaaatattattgtgAGAGACCGCGCTTCTTTGAGGGGTGCTCTCAGAAAGAGACTTGGGTGCTTTAaggcacctctcttttgggtAGTGGTGtgaagtcgccacttattttttatacaaaaaaataagaaaaaataaatacaattacaTATTCAAAATACATCAaatgtcattgattgaataaaaaaaagtacaatttggTAGATTAACCTTACAAGGCTTtcgtcctagttacaatctatgcaacaaaaaaaaaaaatacaaagtttaggtcctagttacaatctaccaaaattaaagacaaaacaCTAATCTGCTAACCAAAATCCTAAGTTTGGGGGCTAAAttatggaatgggaaggtgttaggcacccatttcgCCCAGACAGagtttggtcttctagactctactGACCattatataacttttttgtATGATGTTGAATGATATGCTATAACACACATGACAAACActtgacaaaaataaattttccttaCAAATAATGTCctgtttttaaataaaaatcagatttgttttgaaaattaaaaaaaaaaaaaaaaaagacttgatttgtaaaaatcaaatctgtttttgtaaagaaaagaaatgagattttatcaagaaaaaatatcagatctgtttttttgtaaagtttaaaaaaaaaatttgattaagaaaaatcagatctgttttttgtaaagttaaaaaattgagatttgatttgttttttgaaaagtcaacaaaaatgaaatttgatttgtaaaaatcaaatctgtttttataaggttaaaaaattgagatttgttaaaaagaatcagatctattttgaaaagtcaaaaaatgagatttgatttttaaaaatcagatttgtttttgaaagtaaataaaatagaCTTTTAAAAGATGATTCACATTCATGAGACAAACTTACTATGCATGCATCacataataaaaagaaagactttAACCTAACTCTTAATTccttttttgaaatttcaaaatctgcaattttataaataaataaaaaaaaaaaaatttcagaaaaattttcaaatctatatttgatgaaaatacatattagttTTATGACCAGAAAAAAtacagatctgtatttaatgaaaatacaaatcaattttgagaccagaaaaaatcaaatctatatttaatgaaaatacatattacttttgAGAccagaaaaaattcaaatgtgtatttaatgaaaatacagatcagttttgagttttaaaaaaaaaagttttgatgatCATTAGcagattcaaagaaaaaattaacacaaacaatcaactaaagaacatgtcaaagaaaatttcaactaaatatcTAAGCATGGCAaacatgaattaaaaaataaggcACAATAAAAATCAAGCATGTCAACTGCATTCATGcaacaaacaaccacaacaTACTAGTtaatggaaaggaaaaaaaaatagatagaaaaatataactaaatacctcttgcatgagcgtgctcttcaaataaaagaatattttagaaatcaaagaagttttcacTTCTTTAAGGtctaaaatactttacttacaaaaaaaagttcttaaagCAAAATCCTCTAGAACGTCTTTAACGTAAGGGGA
This genomic interval carries:
- the LOC142620791 gene encoding uncharacterized protein LOC142620791 — protein: MKGKTAVNLDGMIKRTDSPFTTSVLEFPFPPNFRLPQLEVYDGTKDPLDHIGSFKTILNLHQTPDKVICRGQRHKRPTSYVLIMKQQEGETLREYVKRFNKAILEIDKANNQVIMTTFQAGLNNPDLVFSLGKSPLTSMTDLLFKAQKYMNGEDALTAKGLTSKRKKEESAESQGKKRDHKDNLLEAKASKSGPEMSSKKNLNFTPLLMPVDKLLMQIKEDLTLKWTKPLS